The following nucleotide sequence is from Candidatus Methylomirabilota bacterium.
TGCCGGTGCACCGGCTATCACTTCATCGTGGACGCCATCGAGGCTGCCGCCCTGGAGCTCAAGGGAGACCCGACCCCTTGACCTGCCTCGGTCAGGGAGCGCGGGGAAGCCCCCGGTAGGTCTCCGGCGCCAGCCGCGCGAACAGGAGGGCCACGAGGCCCAAGAGCGCGGCGGTGGTGGCCAGGGCGGCGTTGACGTCGAAGAGATCGGTGATCAGCCCGAGCGCGATCGGGCCCACGACGTAGCCGACGTCGCTCAGCA
It contains:
- a CDS encoding MFS transporter, which codes for AGCVIWSAAISVGGAAPAAYAADVAPAGMQAAAMSTFRMLSDVGYVVGPIALGLITDLFDVNAALATTAALLGLVALLFARLAPETYRGLPRAP